The Comamonas sp. lk genome contains the following window.
ATCGGCCCGATTGCCAAGCCCAAGGACATCCGCTTTGGCGAGAACCTGCCCAAGACCCGCAGCGGCAAGATCATGCGCCGCCTGTTGCGCTCGATTGCCAAGGGTGAGGCCATCACGCAGGACACCAGCACGCTGGAGAATCCCGCGATTTTGGAGCAGCTGGCCAAGACCAACTGAGGACGGCCGGCCGCACGCGCTGCCGGGGCGGAGATGGCTGATTTCAGGCATCTCCTGGCCCTCCTGCCGGGCAGTGAAGGCTGCGAATCCGGATGAAAAAGCCAAGCCGCTGTCAACAGCGGCTTGGCTTTTTGTTGGCTATGGATGCACGAGCTTTGATAAATTGGGTTAAAACGCTTTCTGTAACCCGTGTTGTTATGGAGGACAAAACCATGAGCTTTCGCACAATTTCCCTGACCGTCATCGTGGCTCTGATCGCCGTGCTGGCCGCTTTCAACTGGGGCGCCTTATCTGCTCCATCCACGGTTTCTCTGGGCTTTACCGAAGTTCAAGCCCCTTTGGGCGTGCTCATGCTGGCCTTGACGGCCTTGCTCAGCGTCTTTTTCATCGCCTATGTGCTGTGGATGCAGGGCTCTGTGCTGATGGAAGCACGTCGCCACGCCAAGGAAATGCAGGCCCAGCGCGAGCTGGCCGACAAGGCCGAGGCTTCGCGCTTCACCGAGCTGCGCTCCGTGCTGGAAGCTCTGCACGCCAAGGACAAGGAGGCGCTGATGGTCAGGCTGGATGCACTGGAAGCCCATCTGGTCAGCCGGGCCCAGGAGTCCGACAACAGCACGGCCGCCTATGTGGGCCAGCTGGAGCAGCAGGTGCACCTGCTGAGCCAGTCGGGTTCGCGTTAATCATTTTTGATAGCGTATATCGCTGATCACATAAGCGTTTGTAGCCTAAAAAGCATAAAAAAAGCCGCTGCAGTGCAGCGGCTTTTTCGTGGTCATGCGACCAAGCGTGTGTGACGCGAATTACTTCTTGTCGCCGCCCAGCTGGGGCAGGGCGGTGCTGGTACCCAGAGACAGCAGACCGGCCTTGGAGTAGATGGCCAGCTTGTCGCGGGTGTCCATCAGATCCAGATTGCGCATGGTCAACTGGCCGATGCGGTCGGTGGGGCTGAACGGCGCGTCTTCCACCTTTTCCATGGACAGACGCTCGGGAGCGTAGGTCAGGTTGGGCGATTCGGTGTTCAGGATGGAGTAGTCGTTGCCGCGGCGCAGTTCCAGCGTCACGGTGCCGGTCACGGCACGGGCCACCCAGCGCTGGGCGGTTTCGCGCAGCATGATGGCCTGGGGGTCGAACCAGC
Protein-coding sequences here:
- a CDS encoding LapA family protein yields the protein MSFRTISLTVIVALIAVLAAFNWGALSAPSTVSLGFTEVQAPLGVLMLALTALLSVFFIAYVLWMQGSVLMEARRHAKEMQAQRELADKAEASRFTELRSVLEALHAKDKEALMVRLDALEAHLVSRAQESDNSTAAYVGQLEQQVHLLSQSGSR